One part of the Algibacter sp. L1A34 genome encodes these proteins:
- a CDS encoding toxin-antitoxin system YwqK family antitoxin, whose product MKLIKLLSLLFFLSSIMLSAQSINKFDSAGKRDGVWKKNFESTDVIRYQGTFLHGKEVGEFKFYKNINGKAVLSATKVFNKENNIAKVTFLGSKGKIISEGEMDGKTFIGTWKYYQKSNDNLLILENFNNNGELIGDRFVYYKNGEIAEKQSYLAGKLNGESFWYSENNVVLKSFVYENDEIHGPSKIYNGKGELLIEGQYKRDKKDGVWKYYENGALKEEKDFTYVPKYVKK is encoded by the coding sequence ATGAAATTAATAAAATTATTGTCTTTACTATTTTTTCTTTCTTCAATTATGCTTTCTGCACAAAGCATCAATAAATTTGATAGCGCAGGGAAAAGAGATGGGGTTTGGAAGAAGAATTTTGAGAGTACAGATGTTATACGTTATCAAGGTACTTTTTTGCACGGTAAAGAAGTAGGAGAATTTAAGTTTTATAAAAATATAAACGGTAAAGCTGTTTTATCTGCAACAAAGGTATTCAACAAAGAAAATAATATTGCTAAAGTTACTTTTCTTGGTTCAAAAGGAAAAATTATAAGTGAAGGAGAAATGGATGGTAAAACCTTTATTGGTACATGGAAATACTATCAAAAGAGTAACGATAATCTTTTAATTTTAGAGAATTTCAATAATAACGGAGAATTAATAGGAGATCGTTTTGTTTATTATAAAAACGGTGAAATTGCTGAAAAACAAAGTTATCTTGCTGGTAAACTCAATGGTGAATCCTTTTGGTATTCTGAAAACAATGTGGTTTTAAAATCTTTTGTTTACGAAAATGATGAAATTCATGGACCTTCAAAAATCTATAACGGAAAAGGTGAGTTGCTTATCGAAGGACAGTACAAACGTGATAAAAAAGATGGTGTTTGGAAATACTACGAAAACGGGGCTTTAAAGGAAGAAAAAGATTTTACTTATGTACCAAAATACGTAAAGAAGTAA
- the mnmA gene encoding tRNA 2-thiouridine(34) synthase MnmA, with product MKRVVIGLSGGVDSSVAAYLLQEQGYEVIGLFMKNWHDDTVTISNECPWLDDSNDAMLVAEKLGIPFQTVDLSEEYKERIVDYMFNEYEKGRTPNPDVLCNREIKFDVFMKIALDLGADFVATGHYCRKGTLQKDGEDIYQLLAGVDGNKDQSYFLCQLSQEQLAKSLFPIGELTKPEVRKIAMDLDLVTAEKKDSQGLCFIGKVKLPDFLQQQLKPKEGVIVEIPSEQSVYTEIEDTFASTEEKLAYLSRKIDYKVDLGKIVGKHQGAHYFTKGQRKGLGVGGTIEPLFVIDTDVNENVIYTGQGKTHPGLYKSALFVTNEELHWVRQDLELKDGETMEVLARIRYRQALEKATLHKVDSGLYVEFENPQSAITEGQFVAWYLEDELLGSGVIS from the coding sequence ATGAAACGAGTTGTAATTGGACTTTCAGGAGGGGTAGATTCTAGCGTTGCTGCTTATTTATTGCAGGAGCAAGGTTACGAAGTTATTGGGTTATTTATGAAGAATTGGCATGATGATACGGTTACAATATCTAACGAATGCCCGTGGTTAGACGATAGTAATGATGCCATGTTGGTTGCCGAAAAATTAGGAATCCCTTTTCAAACTGTAGATTTAAGCGAAGAATATAAAGAGCGTATTGTTGACTATATGTTTAATGAATACGAAAAAGGACGCACACCAAATCCAGATGTACTTTGTAATAGGGAAATAAAGTTTGATGTGTTTATGAAAATCGCTCTAGATTTAGGTGCAGATTTTGTAGCAACGGGTCATTATTGCCGAAAAGGAACGCTTCAAAAAGATGGTGAAGATATTTATCAATTATTGGCAGGTGTTGATGGTAATAAAGATCAGTCTTATTTTTTATGCCAATTATCACAAGAGCAACTTGCAAAATCATTGTTTCCTATTGGAGAATTAACGAAGCCTGAAGTTCGTAAAATTGCTATGGATTTGGATTTAGTTACTGCGGAGAAGAAAGACTCTCAGGGTCTTTGTTTTATAGGGAAAGTAAAATTACCCGATTTTCTTCAGCAACAGCTAAAACCAAAAGAAGGTGTTATTGTAGAAATACCTAGTGAGCAATCTGTATATACCGAAATAGAAGATACTTTTGCTTCCACGGAAGAAAAGCTTGCATATTTGTCTCGGAAAATTGATTATAAAGTCGATTTAGGAAAAATAGTAGGAAAGCATCAAGGTGCTCATTATTTTACAAAAGGCCAAAGAAAAGGTTTAGGTGTTGGAGGAACAATTGAGCCGTTATTTGTAATTGATACCGATGTAAACGAAAATGTTATTTATACAGGACAAGGAAAAACACATCCAGGTTTATATAAAAGTGCACTTTTTGTAACGAACGAGGAGTTACATTGGGTTCGACAAGACTTAGAATTAAAAGATGGTGAAACAATGGAAGTTCTTGCTAGAATACGCTATCGCCAAGCTTTAGAAAAAGCAACGCTGCATAAAGTAGATTCTGGTTTGTATGTAGAATTCGAGAATCCGCAATCTGCAATTACAGAAGGTCAGTTTGTTGCATGGTATTTAGAAGATGAGTTGCTTGGTTCCGGAGTTATTTCGTAA
- a CDS encoding S8 family peptidase produces the protein MKKLFIVLSIIFFSWNLFSQEDAWVYLVDKENESVYLADPILMLSQKAIDRKERHGVSIDSRDIPVNETYISALKSANGITILAKSKWFNTVHIRGEKTDIENLFLNQNSLLDPEKRFIDKIVFADRSEAALERSANNKTKTKLETTLTTFDYGNSANQIEMFNGDVLHQEGYTGEGMTIAIMDGGFPNVNNMSAFQDLRNAGKIIDDYDFVNRDDDVYTSTVTDHGTLVLSTMAGYFNGDGKNFVGTAPDASYYLFITEDGSDENPVEESYWVEAAERADSLGVDIINTSLGYDDFDPGTKYDYSDADMDGNTTFITKGANIAFDKGMLLVTSAGNAYATSIGAPADSPNTLTVGAVDSNGDFAFFSSIGTSYQPSLKPDVVTQGLNSFVIDENDNITTTSGTSFSSPIMAGGVACLWQVFPDLSNLEIINLVRESGSQYNNPDYYLGYGIPDLEVAFNNINALYLIGSNTEFDLKLYPNPVTDKLYISLPTEGVFTLNLFDILGKIVNTFQVSNEFNTIITANLANGIYVARIQTSTGTHTFRLIKQ, from the coding sequence TTGAAAAAACTATTTATTGTTTTAAGTATTATTTTTTTTTCGTGGAACCTATTTTCTCAAGAAGATGCTTGGGTTTATTTGGTAGATAAAGAAAACGAGTCTGTTTATCTTGCAGATCCTATTTTAATGCTTTCTCAAAAAGCTATTGATAGAAAAGAAAGGCACGGTGTTTCTATTGATAGTAGAGATATTCCTGTTAACGAAACCTATATTTCTGCTTTAAAAAGTGCTAATGGTATTACTATTTTGGCCAAGTCAAAATGGTTTAATACTGTTCATATTCGTGGAGAAAAAACGGATATAGAAAATTTATTCCTCAATCAAAATAGTCTACTAGATCCAGAAAAACGGTTTATAGATAAAATTGTTTTTGCCGATAGATCGGAAGCTGCTTTAGAGCGCAGTGCAAACAATAAAACTAAGACGAAGCTCGAAACGACTCTAACTACTTTTGATTATGGTAATTCGGCCAACCAAATTGAAATGTTTAATGGTGATGTTTTACATCAGGAAGGTTATACTGGAGAAGGAATGACAATTGCTATTATGGATGGTGGTTTTCCCAATGTAAATAACATGAGCGCTTTTCAAGACTTGAGAAATGCAGGGAAAATTATTGATGATTACGATTTTGTTAATCGCGATGATGATGTTTACACCAGCACCGTTACAGATCATGGCACATTGGTTCTAAGTACCATGGCCGGCTATTTTAATGGCGATGGGAAAAACTTTGTGGGTACAGCTCCAGATGCTTCTTATTATTTGTTTATTACTGAAGACGGAAGTGACGAAAACCCGGTAGAAGAAAGTTATTGGGTAGAAGCTGCGGAACGCGCAGATAGTTTGGGTGTGGATATTATAAACACATCTCTTGGTTACGACGATTTTGATCCTGGAACAAAATATGACTATTCAGATGCTGATATGGATGGTAATACAACTTTTATAACAAAAGGTGCTAACATTGCTTTCGATAAAGGTATGCTATTGGTTACATCTGCGGGAAATGCTTATGCTACAAGCATTGGTGCTCCTGCCGATTCTCCTAATACTTTAACTGTTGGTGCGGTAGATTCTAATGGTGATTTTGCTTTTTTTAGTTCTATTGGTACCTCATATCAGCCGTCTTTAAAACCAGATGTTGTAACACAAGGCTTAAATAGTTTTGTTATAGACGAAAATGATAATATTACAACAACTAGTGGTACATCATTCAGTTCTCCAATTATGGCTGGAGGTGTAGCTTGTTTATGGCAAGTGTTTCCTGACTTAAGCAATTTAGAAATTATTAATTTGGTTAGAGAATCTGGATCGCAATACAATAACCCCGATTATTATTTAGGCTATGGAATTCCAGATTTAGAAGTTGCATTCAATAATATCAATGCTTTATATCTAATAGGTTCTAATACTGAATTCGATTTAAAACTTTATCCAAATCCTGTTACAGATAAATTATATATTAGTTTACCAACGGAAGGTGTGTTTACTTTAAATTTATTTGATATTTTAGGTAAAATAGTAAATACGTTTCAAGTTTCTAATGAGTTTAATACAATAATTACCGCTAATTTAGCAAATGGTATTTATGTTGCGCGTATTCAAACGTCTACAGGTACGCATACATTTAGATTAATAAAGCAATAA
- a CDS encoding NAD(P)H-dependent flavin oxidoreductase, with protein MKNRITELFGIEYPIIQAGMIWNSGWRLASAASNSGILGLIGAGSMYPEILRDHIQKCKKATNKPFGVNVPMLYPNIEEIMNIIVQEGVKIVFTSAGNPKTWTSWLQEKGITVVHVVSSVKFALKAEAAGVDAIVAEGFEAGGHNGRDETTTLTLIPMVKEQVKIALIAAGGIATGKAMLATMILGADAVQIGSRFVASTESSAHESFKQVVVDSKEGDTQLTLKELAPVRLIKNSFYNQVQELYKSSPSIDALKSLLGRGRSKKGMFEGDLEEGELEIGQIAGLIHDIKPVDQIVTEIIAEFEEAKASISAL; from the coding sequence ATGAAAAATAGAATAACCGAACTTTTTGGAATAGAATATCCTATAATTCAAGCAGGGATGATTTGGAATAGTGGATGGCGATTGGCTTCTGCAGCAAGTAATTCTGGTATTTTAGGTTTAATAGGAGCAGGATCGATGTATCCGGAAATACTACGTGATCACATTCAGAAATGTAAAAAAGCAACCAATAAACCTTTTGGTGTTAACGTTCCTATGTTGTACCCAAACATTGAGGAAATTATGAATATTATAGTTCAAGAAGGCGTGAAGATTGTTTTTACTTCAGCTGGAAACCCAAAAACTTGGACGTCTTGGTTACAAGAAAAAGGTATAACGGTTGTACACGTCGTAAGCTCTGTTAAGTTTGCTTTAAAAGCGGAAGCTGCTGGTGTTGATGCTATTGTTGCCGAAGGTTTTGAAGCTGGTGGGCATAATGGTAGAGATGAAACGACGACGTTAACATTAATCCCGATGGTGAAAGAGCAGGTGAAAATTGCGTTAATAGCTGCAGGTGGAATAGCCACAGGTAAAGCTATGCTGGCGACTATGATTTTAGGAGCCGATGCAGTACAAATAGGAAGCCGGTTTGTTGCAAGTACAGAAAGTTCGGCACATGAAAGTTTTAAACAAGTTGTTGTAGATAGTAAAGAAGGTGACACACAATTAACTTTAAAAGAATTGGCACCTGTACGGTTGATAAAAAACTCATTTTATAATCAAGTTCAAGAATTATATAAATCATCACCAAGTATTGATGCTTTAAAGTCCTTATTAGGACGAGGACGATCTAAAAAAGGAATGTTTGAAGGTGATTTAGAAGAAGGCGAACTAGAAATTGGTCAAATTGCGGGTTTAATTCATGATATAAAACCTGTAGATCAAATTGTTACCGAAATTATTGCTGAATTCGAGGAAGCAAAAGCTAGTATTTCTGCACTTTAA
- a CDS encoding MATE family efflux transporter produces MQLTDYTKEFKYNWQLAAPVMLGMLGHTFVSFIDNIMVGQLGTAQLAAVSLGNSFMFIAMSLGIGFSTAITPLVAEADAEENFIKGKSSFKHGLFLCTVLGILLFFLVFFAKPLMYLMKQPIEVVELAIPYLDLVAFSLIPLIIFQGFKQFSDGLSLTKFPMYATILGNVVNVVLNYLLIFGKFGFPEMGIVGAAYGTLASRFIMVWYLWFLLKGKEKSKRFVTNIKFFVLDKLMLKKIINLGTPSAMQMFFEGAIFTAAIWLSGLLGKNPQAANQIALNLASMTFMVAMGLSVACMVRVGNQKGLKNFVDLRRIAFSIFLLGIILAFGFALMFFALHDYLPRLYVDLDDIKNFVDNTEVVSIASKLMIGAAIFQISDSIQVVFLGALRGLQDVKIPMFLVFIAYWVIGFPISWFFGKEDAYGSFGIWLGLIAGLTTASILLFIRFNYLSKRLILSNK; encoded by the coding sequence ATGCAATTAACCGACTACACTAAAGAATTTAAATATAATTGGCAGCTAGCAGCACCAGTTATGTTAGGTATGCTCGGTCATACTTTTGTTAGTTTTATAGATAATATTATGGTTGGGCAGTTAGGAACCGCTCAACTTGCCGCTGTTTCTCTTGGTAATAGTTTTATGTTTATTGCAATGTCTCTTGGTATTGGATTTTCTACTGCCATTACCCCATTAGTTGCAGAGGCGGATGCCGAAGAAAACTTCATAAAAGGTAAATCGTCTTTTAAGCATGGTTTATTTTTATGTACAGTTTTGGGGATTTTACTGTTTTTTTTAGTGTTTTTTGCAAAACCTTTGATGTATTTAATGAAACAACCTATTGAGGTTGTAGAATTGGCTATTCCATATTTGGATTTAGTTGCGTTTTCACTTATTCCTCTAATTATTTTTCAAGGATTTAAGCAGTTTAGCGATGGTTTATCGCTAACCAAATTCCCTATGTATGCCACAATTTTAGGTAATGTAGTTAATGTGGTTTTGAATTATTTATTAATTTTCGGAAAGTTTGGTTTTCCAGAAATGGGTATAGTTGGTGCGGCTTATGGAACTTTGGCATCTAGATTTATAATGGTTTGGTATCTCTGGTTTTTATTAAAAGGAAAAGAGAAATCTAAGCGTTTTGTTACTAATATTAAGTTTTTTGTACTTGATAAATTAATGCTTAAAAAAATTATAAACCTTGGTACGCCAAGTGCTATGCAGATGTTTTTTGAGGGCGCCATTTTTACCGCTGCTATTTGGCTTAGTGGGTTGTTAGGTAAAAATCCGCAAGCTGCAAATCAAATTGCTTTAAATCTAGCTTCTATGACATTTATGGTGGCTATGGGATTAAGTGTAGCTTGTATGGTTCGTGTTGGAAACCAAAAAGGCTTAAAGAACTTTGTTGATTTGCGCCGTATTGCATTTTCTATCTTTTTATTGGGAATTATTCTCGCCTTTGGTTTTGCGCTTATGTTTTTTGCGCTACACGATTATTTACCAAGGTTATATGTGGATTTAGATGATATTAAAAATTTTGTCGATAATACGGAAGTGGTTAGTATTGCTTCTAAATTAATGATTGGAGCAGCCATTTTTCAAATAAGTGATAGCATACAAGTGGTCTTTTTGGGTGCTTTACGAGGTTTGCAGGATGTTAAAATACCAATGTTTTTAGTGTTTATAGCTTATTGGGTTATTGGTTTTCCTATTAGTTGGTTTTTTGGAAAAGAAGATGCCTATGGAAGTTTCGGAATCTGGCTAGGCTTAATAGCAGGATTAACAACGGCTTCTATTTTATTGTTTATAAGGTTCAATTATTTATCAAAAAGGTTAATTTTGTCTAACAAGTAA
- a CDS encoding phosphatase PAP2 family protein — translation MIDQLLHYDTELFVFLNNLGSEPWDGLWLAITDKLTFIPLYAILLYLLYKKFGLKSMLVFVVVIALMVTFTDQITNVFKRGFQRPRPCGAEDLIGRVRFIAVRCGKYGFFSGHASNTMGAAVFAGLMLKPFYKNLIFIMLFWSGVVAFSRIYVGVHYPLDILCGLTFGAFSGFIFYKLAKYLLNRFIKPE, via the coding sequence ATGATAGATCAGCTTTTACATTACGATACGGAATTATTTGTTTTCTTAAACAATTTAGGCTCGGAACCTTGGGATGGTTTATGGTTAGCAATAACAGATAAGCTCACTTTTATTCCTTTATATGCAATTCTGTTATATTTACTTTATAAGAAATTTGGTTTAAAATCGATGTTAGTTTTTGTTGTTGTTATAGCATTAATGGTAACATTTACAGACCAAATAACAAATGTTTTTAAGCGTGGATTTCAAAGACCAAGACCTTGTGGAGCGGAAGATTTGATTGGTAGAGTACGGTTTATTGCTGTGCGCTGTGGTAAGTATGGTTTCTTTTCTGGGCATGCATCTAACACGATGGGAGCGGCTGTTTTTGCTGGTTTAATGCTAAAACCTTTCTATAAAAATTTAATTTTTATTATGCTGTTTTGGAGTGGAGTTGTGGCTTTTAGTAGAATTTATGTTGGTGTCCATTACCCTCTAGATATTTTGTGTGGCTTAACTTTTGGTGCTTTTTCTGGGTTTATATTCTATAAATTAGCTAAATACTTATTGAATAGGTTTATTAAACCTGAGTAA
- a CDS encoding DUF2911 domain-containing protein, with amino-acid sequence MNTFLKRLLILLSVIALGLFLYSTFVENIFAKRLSPKDTVKFELNDLKLRVFYNRPSKKNREIFGALVPFNKVWRTGANEATTFDTNKALEVAGMPLPAGEYTLWTVPKDSVWTVIFNSKQYSWGVDSEMKPMWDPNYDALTIEVPVHKLKKPVEQFTIAFDNSTDDLFLTMAWDTVKVSVPLK; translated from the coding sequence ATGAATACCTTTTTAAAACGCCTTTTAATCTTATTATCAGTTATAGCTTTAGGCTTATTTTTATATTCAACTTTCGTTGAAAATATCTTTGCAAAACGCTTAAGTCCAAAAGATACCGTTAAATTTGAATTAAATGATTTAAAATTAAGAGTCTTTTATAATAGACCTTCTAAAAAGAACAGGGAAATCTTTGGTGCATTGGTACCTTTTAATAAAGTTTGGAGAACTGGTGCAAATGAGGCTACCACATTCGATACTAATAAAGCTCTTGAAGTTGCGGGCATGCCGTTACCAGCTGGAGAATATACTTTATGGACTGTTCCAAAAGATTCTGTTTGGACCGTTATTTTCAACTCGAAGCAATATTCTTGGGGTGTAGATTCAGAAATGAAACCTATGTGGGATCCTAATTATGATGCCTTAACCATTGAAGTTCCCGTGCATAAATTAAAAAAGCCTGTTGAACAATTCACCATTGCTTTCGATAATTCTACAGACGATTTATTTTTAACAATGGCTTGGGATACTGTAAAAGTTTCTGTTCCTCTTAAATAA
- a CDS encoding RNA polymerase sigma factor — protein sequence MFQVDIIEKCKQNNRKAQLQLYNQYCDGMYIVAKRFLKDANDAEDVVQEAFIKAFSRLHQYKAEVTFGAWLKRIVVNKSIDFLKSKKQELVELEEVHLKVIDTTKDDKWLVDDGVTLKDIKQAINELSQKYQYVVMLYLIEGYDHQEISEILNITQVASRTQLSRGKVKLQELLIHKNNGTRY from the coding sequence ATGTTTCAAGTTGACATTATTGAAAAATGTAAACAAAACAACCGAAAAGCACAATTGCAGTTATACAACCAGTACTGCGACGGGATGTATATTGTTGCCAAACGGTTTTTAAAGGATGCTAACGATGCTGAAGATGTGGTACAGGAGGCTTTTATAAAAGCATTCTCTAGACTACACCAATATAAAGCGGAAGTGACTTTTGGAGCTTGGTTAAAACGTATTGTTGTTAATAAAAGTATCGATTTCTTAAAATCTAAAAAACAAGAGCTTGTAGAATTAGAAGAGGTGCACCTGAAAGTGATTGATACAACAAAAGATGACAAATGGTTAGTAGATGATGGCGTAACGCTAAAAGATATAAAGCAGGCTATTAATGAATTATCACAGAAATATCAATATGTGGTCATGTTATATTTAATTGAAGGGTACGACCATCAAGAAATATCGGAGATTTTAAACATAACACAAGTAGCCTCGAGAACACAATTATCGCGTGGAAAAGTAAAATTACAAGAACTGTTAATTCATAAAAATAATGGCACAAGATATTAG
- a CDS encoding DUF3124 domain-containing protein: protein MSIKSQLNSSKYILFLFSISLFLSCNNETQISSISTENWTKRKANISLKDSLEYGKSYLSIYSQIYSMSEHKTHNLTSMVSLRNTSDADTIYLMNAKYFDTHGKLVRTYFDHPIFLAPMETCEIIIDEIDNSGGTGSNFIFEWKIPKNSPEPLFEGIMNSTVGQQGLSFTTQAKRIK, encoded by the coding sequence ATGTCAATAAAATCTCAACTTAATTCATCCAAATACATACTCTTCCTTTTTTCAATCTCTCTGTTTTTAAGCTGTAATAATGAAACCCAAATAAGCTCAATAAGCACAGAAAACTGGACAAAACGTAAAGCAAACATAAGTTTGAAGGATTCTTTGGAATATGGAAAATCTTACCTATCTATTTATTCTCAAATTTATAGTATGTCGGAGCACAAAACACACAATTTAACTTCTATGGTTAGCTTGAGAAACACTAGTGATGCTGATACTATTTATCTAATGAATGCCAAATATTTCGACACTCATGGAAAGCTAGTTCGAACTTATTTTGATCATCCTATTTTTTTAGCACCAATGGAAACCTGTGAAATTATTATTGATGAAATTGATAATTCTGGAGGAACAGGTTCAAATTTTATTTTCGAATGGAAAATTCCAAAGAACTCTCCCGAACCACTTTTTGAAGGTATTATGAATTCTACAGTAGGTCAACAAGGATTATCTTTTACAACACAAGCAAAGCGAATTAAATAA